One region of Malania oleifera isolate guangnan ecotype guangnan chromosome 6, ASM2987363v1, whole genome shotgun sequence genomic DNA includes:
- the LOC131157578 gene encoding uncharacterized protein LOC131157578, whose translation MEQFRHIGEVLGSLKALMVLREDIQINQRQCCLLFDIFSLAFKTIAEEIRQNLRLEEKNTKWKVLDQPLKELHRIFKEGELYIRSCLDSKDWWGKAISLHQNKDPVEFHIHNLLCCFPVVIEAIETAGEISGLDPDEMQKKRVMLDRKYEREWNDPKLFQWKFGKQYLVPRELCSRFDSVWREDRWLLLETIKEKMKSGSVGKYEQKLGDLLLKKISGTEKFNAKLFPSSILLGSKEYHVRRRLGGGSQYKEIQWLGESFALRHFFGEIESLNTEISSLLALSHPNLVQNLCGFYDEEKKECSLVMELMNKDLCHYIKEMSGPKRRIPFSLPVAVDIMLQIARGMEYLHSQKMYHGDLNPSNVFLKARSPFTEGYFYAKVSGFGLSSVNSHFSRNSPSQNGTGNGNGNHPFIWYAPEVLAEQEKPGNACGSKYTEKADVYSFGMLCFEILTGKVPFEDGHLQGDKMSRNIRAGERPLFPFCSPKYLANLTRRCWQTDPIQRPSFFSICRILRYIKRFLVMNPNHSEPELPLPLVDYCDLEAGFLKTVPREGGYDPASVSQIPFQMFAYRLVEKERTTVNLKNKSWDSASEAACPIFEEDNLGTVEDPVLLSIDGRSVCSEITEKKTTLSLKKSSELKASRGTVMPRSQLPRPSPSSLSPCGRSLRMNPGKQLRLVVTPNRRSRRTEHHISDSEIA comes from the exons ATGGAGCAATTCCGGCACATCGGGGAGGTTTTGGGAAGCCTGAAGGCTCTTATGGTGTTAAGAGAAGACATTCAGATAAACCAAAGGCAGTGCTGTTTGCTGTTTGACATCTTCAGTTTGGCCTTCAAGACAATTGCAGAGGAAATAAGGCAGAACCTGAGATTAGAAGAGAAGAACACGAAGTGGAAAGTTCTTGACCAGCCTCTGAAAGAGCTTCACAGAATCTTCAAAGAGGGAGAATTGTACATTAGGAGTTGTTTGGATTCCAAAGACTGGTGGGGGAAAGCCATCAGCCTCCATCAGAACAAGGACCCTGTGGAATTTCACATTCACAACTTGCTCTGCTGCTTTCCAGTGGTCATCGAGGCAATCGAGACTGCTGGGGAAATCTCAGGATTGGACCCAGATGAGATGCAGAAGAAGAGAGTCATGCTAGACAGGAAGTATGAGAGGGAGTGGAATGACCCAAAACTTTTCCAGTGGAAATTTGGGAAGCAGTATTTGGTTCCCAGAGAACTCTGCAGCCGGTTCGACAGTGTTTGGAGAGAAGATAGATGGCTTCTTCTCGAAACAATCAAGGAGAAGATGAAATCAGGATCTGTTGGTAAGTATGAACAGAAGCTTGGAGACTTGCTGTTGAAGAAAATCAGCGGGACAGAGAAGTTTAATGCTAAGCTCTTCCCAagttcaatcttgttaggatcaaagGAATACCACGTAAGGCGGCGATTAGGAGGAGGAAGCCAGTATAAGGAAATCCAGTGGTTGGGGGAAAGCTTTGCTTTGAGGCATTTCTTTGGGGAGATTGAATCGTTAAATACTGAGATTTCTTCCCTCCTAGCACTTTCCCATCCTAACTTGGTTCAGAATCTCTGTGGGTTTTACGATGAGGAAAAGAAAGAATGTTCTCTTGTGATGGAGCTTATGAATAAGGATCTCTGCCATTATATAAAAGAGATGAGTGGCCCGAAGAGGCGAATTCCATTCTCTCTCCCAGTTGCAGTTGATATCATGCTGCAGATTGCGAGAGGAATGGAATATCTCCACTCCCAAAAGATGTACCATGGAGATTTAAACCCTTCTAATGTCTTCCTCAAAGCAAGGAGTCCCTTCACAGAAGGTTATTTTTATGCAAAAGTCTCAGGTTTTGGCTTGTCATCTGTTAACAGCCATTTCTCTCGGAACTCCCCAAGCCAGAATGGGACTGGTAATGGGAATGGGAACCATCCTTTTATCTGGTATGCCCCAGAGGTTCTAGCAGAACAAGAAAAACCAGGAAACGCCTGCGGTTCCAAGTACACAGAAAAAGCCGATGTCTATAGCTTTGGGATGCTTTGCTTCGAGATTCTAACGGGTAAAGTTCCCTTTGAAGATGGTCATCTTCAGGGAGACAAGATGAGCCGAAACATAAGAGCAGGGGAGAGGCCTCTCTTTCCATTCTGTTCGCCAAAATACCTTGCAAACTTAACCAGGAGATGCTGGCAAACAGACCCAATTCAGCGCCCAAGTTTCTTCTCCATCTGCAGGATTCTACGCTACATCAAAAGGTTCCTTGTGATGAACCCAAATCACAGCGAGCCTGAACTCCCACTGCCACTGGTCGATTACTGCGACCTAGAGGCAGGGTTTCTGAAGACGGTCCCAAGGGAAGGGGGTTATGATCCAGCATCAGTATCACAAATTCCATTTCAGATGTTTGCttatagacttgtagagaaaGAGAGGACCACTGTGAACCTCAAAAATAAGAGTTGGGATTCTGCAAGTGAAGCCGCATGTCCAATTTTTGAAGAGGATAACCTGGGCACTGTGGAAGATCCTGTCCTGCTTTCAATTGATGGAAGGTCTGTCTGTTCCGAAATCACAGAGAAGAAAACCACTCTGTCCCTTAAGAAATCTTCAGAATTGAAAGCCAGCCGAGGTACAG TGATGCCAAGAAGCCAATTACCAAGACCATCACCATCATCCTTGAGTCCGTGCGGTCGAAGTTTGAGGATGAACCCAGGGAAGCAGCTACGTTTGGTTGTGACCCCAAACAGACGCAGTAGAAGAACCGAGCATCATATTTCAGATTCTGAGATAGCATAG